The Streptomyces sp. RKAG293 genome includes a region encoding these proteins:
- a CDS encoding M4 family metallopeptidase translates to MKRSVLASTLTLAVSGLLIAGAGTPASAAKNPRPIPPKASEAQALRDANSAVAAHPQLVKAGAHDVFTSRDVTVDADGSRHVHLDRTYQGLPVLGGDVVVHSAPDGTARDASLTLAAPLNLSVTPKITAKQAIATAAKKFKGVKHGSTAQLVVDATTATPTLVWQVVTNGTAPDQSPSHLHVLVNAQTGAAGQSWNSFISTVAAGRTQATAPATSVAGAAASGTGHGYQVGDVTLGTTSVSGGYQLLDPTRGNGETRDAQNKTVLNDSPPAGWGAAFTDTDNVWGDGTLNNRATVAVDAHYGIQATWDYYKNVHGRNGIKNDGVGARSFVHYGVNYGNAGWDDDSFSMIYGDGEVGDKPFTELDVAGHEMSHGVTAATAGLNYFGDAGGLNESTSDIFGTLVEFNANNPADKPDYLIGEKISSTPLRYMDDPKKDGVSQSCWTTGTKNLDPHYSSGVGNHFFYLLAVGSGSSSYGNSPTCGGAPAVTGIGNADAGKIWYRALSTYMTAATDYPGARTASIKAAKDLFGGTSAQCAAVEKAWTAAAVAATSTTCGGTGTNPPTGTNLLANPGFESGATSWTQTSGVITNATGAHAGSYFAKLDGYGTTHTDTLSQSVTVSATAAAPKLSFWLGITTKESGSTVYDTLKAQVVSGTTTTTLATYSNATPGGYAQRTLDLSAFKGKTVTIKFVGAEDSSLATSFLIDDTAVTNG, encoded by the coding sequence ATGAAACGATCTGTACTCGCCAGCACCCTCACCCTCGCGGTCAGCGGGCTCCTGATAGCCGGGGCGGGCACCCCCGCCAGCGCCGCGAAGAACCCCCGGCCCATCCCGCCGAAGGCGAGCGAAGCTCAGGCACTGCGCGACGCGAACTCCGCCGTCGCGGCTCACCCGCAGCTGGTCAAGGCCGGCGCTCACGACGTGTTCACGTCACGCGACGTGACCGTCGACGCCGACGGCTCGCGCCATGTGCACCTCGACCGCACCTACCAGGGCCTGCCGGTCCTGGGCGGCGACGTCGTCGTCCACTCGGCTCCTGACGGCACCGCGCGCGACGCCTCGCTGACGCTGGCGGCGCCGCTGAACCTGTCGGTCACGCCGAAGATCACCGCCAAGCAGGCCATCGCCACGGCCGCCAAGAAGTTCAAGGGCGTCAAGCACGGCAGCACGGCCCAGCTGGTGGTCGACGCCACCACGGCCACGCCGACGCTGGTCTGGCAGGTCGTCACCAACGGCACCGCCCCCGACCAGTCGCCGAGCCACCTGCACGTCCTGGTGAACGCGCAGACCGGCGCCGCCGGCCAGTCGTGGAACAGCTTCATCAGCACGGTCGCCGCGGGCCGGACCCAGGCGACCGCGCCCGCCACGTCCGTCGCGGGCGCCGCCGCCTCCGGCACCGGTCACGGCTACCAGGTCGGCGACGTCACGCTGGGCACCACCAGCGTCAGCGGCGGCTACCAGCTGCTGGACCCGACCCGCGGTAACGGGGAGACGCGGGACGCCCAGAACAAGACCGTCCTCAACGACTCGCCGCCGGCCGGCTGGGGCGCCGCGTTCACCGACACCGACAACGTCTGGGGCGACGGCACCCTCAACAACCGCGCCACCGTCGCCGTCGACGCCCACTACGGCATCCAGGCCACGTGGGACTACTACAAGAACGTCCACGGCCGCAACGGCATCAAGAACGACGGTGTCGGCGCCCGCTCCTTCGTCCACTACGGCGTCAACTACGGCAACGCCGGCTGGGACGACGACAGCTTCTCCATGATCTACGGCGACGGCGAGGTGGGCGACAAGCCGTTCACCGAGCTGGACGTGGCCGGCCACGAGATGAGCCACGGCGTCACCGCCGCGACCGCCGGCCTGAACTACTTCGGCGACGCGGGCGGCCTCAACGAGTCCACCAGCGACATCTTCGGCACCCTGGTCGAGTTCAACGCCAACAACCCGGCGGACAAGCCCGACTACCTCATCGGCGAGAAGATCAGCTCCACGCCGCTGCGGTACATGGACGACCCGAAGAAGGACGGCGTCTCGCAGTCCTGCTGGACCACCGGCACCAAGAACCTCGACCCGCACTACTCGTCGGGCGTCGGCAACCACTTCTTCTACCTGCTGGCCGTCGGCTCCGGCTCCTCCTCGTACGGCAACAGCCCGACCTGCGGCGGCGCTCCGGCCGTCACCGGCATCGGCAACGCCGACGCGGGCAAGATCTGGTACCGCGCGCTCTCCACGTACATGACGGCCGCCACCGACTACCCGGGCGCCCGCACCGCGAGCATCAAGGCCGCCAAGGACCTCTTCGGCGGCACCAGCGCGCAGTGCGCCGCGGTCGAGAAGGCCTGGACGGCAGCCGCCGTCGCCGCGACCTCCACCACCTGCGGCGGCACCGGCACCAACCCGCCGACCGGCACCAACCTGCTGGCCAACCCGGGCTTCGAGTCGGGCGCGACCAGCTGGACGCAGACCAGCGGCGTGATCACCAACGCCACCGGCGCCCACGCCGGCTCGTACTTCGCCAAGCTGGACGGCTACGGCACCACGCACACCGACACCCTGTCCCAGTCGGTGACGGTCTCCGCCACGGCGGCGGCCCCGAAGCTCAGCTTCTGGCTCGGCATCACCACCAAGGAGTCCGGCTCCACGGTCTACGACACCCTGAAGGCCCAGGTCGTCTCCGGCACCACGACGACCACGCTGGCCACGTACTCCAACGCCACCCCCGGCGGCTACGCCCAGCGCACGCTCGACCTCTCCGCCTTCAAGGGCAAGACGGTCACCATCAAGTTCGTCGGTGCCGAGGACTCCTCCCTCGCCACCAGCTTCCTGATCGACGACACCGCCGTCACCAACGGCTGA
- a CDS encoding succinate dehydrogenase iron-sulfur subunit produces MSTPTLDKSSGHSEALDAAEAAAGHLITVTMRIRRFNPEVSDAVDWVDYQFPIDPKERVLDALHKIKWELDGTLTFRRSCAHGICGSDAMRINGRNRLACKTLIKDLNPEKPITVEPIKGLTVLKDLIVDMDPFFQAYRDVMPFLITKGNEPTRERLQSAEDRERFDDTTKCILCAACTSSCPVFWNDGQYFGPAAIVNAHRFIFDSRDEGGEQRLEILNDKDGVWRCRTTFNCTDACPRGIEVTKAIQEVKRALITRRF; encoded by the coding sequence ATGAGCACCCCGACGCTCGACAAGTCCTCCGGACACTCGGAGGCCCTGGACGCCGCCGAGGCCGCCGCCGGTCACCTGATCACGGTCACGATGCGGATCCGCCGGTTCAACCCGGAGGTCTCCGACGCGGTCGATTGGGTCGACTACCAGTTCCCGATCGATCCCAAGGAGCGCGTCCTGGACGCCCTCCACAAGATCAAGTGGGAGCTGGACGGCACGCTGACGTTCCGGCGTTCCTGCGCCCACGGCATCTGCGGTTCGGACGCCATGCGCATCAACGGCCGCAACCGGCTGGCGTGCAAGACCCTGATCAAGGACCTCAACCCGGAGAAGCCGATCACGGTCGAGCCCATCAAGGGCCTGACGGTCCTGAAGGACCTGATCGTCGACATGGACCCGTTCTTCCAGGCCTACCGCGACGTCATGCCCTTCCTGATCACCAAGGGCAACGAGCCGACGCGCGAGCGTCTGCAGTCCGCCGAGGACCGTGAGCGCTTCGACGACACCACCAAGTGCATCCTGTGCGCCGCGTGCACGTCGTCGTGCCCGGTGTTCTGGAACGACGGCCAGTACTTCGGCCCGGCCGCGATCGTCAACGCGCACCGCTTCATCTTCGACTCGCGCGACGAGGGCGGTGAGCAGCGGCTGGAGATCCTGAACGACAAGGACGGCGTCTGGCGCTGCCGCACGACGTTCAACTGCACCGACGCATGCCCCCGCGGCATCGAGGTCACGAAGGCCATCCAGGAAGTGAAGCGCGCGCTCATCACGCGCCGTTTCTAG